The Nitrospinota bacterium genome has a window encoding:
- a CDS encoding adenylate/guanylate cyclase domain-containing protein produces MNKKKATTVLGLAGGAFLITFLLFQFGFFKKFEYLVYDQAAKWVRIPKAASDQVAIIMVDEASLQALNATVGRWPWPRALFADFLEFIMMGEPRAVLFDILFTETHFPRDAKGKLNPDDNALVAATAQSGRMTLSMQLIKDTEDEKNKGLMNRPLPRDFLDRYAMKGITGAMPGAGENNNYYIPITELYRVAHNVGVVEFAPDEDGVYRRTRPLREYGGYYFPVLGDAPFLEGKRVVTTGSSLVTEDHTVPLDAEGKYLINVYGKFNTYSISGIFASLQKIRAGEFENLMVDPAEFKDKIVYVGASAVGVEDLKPTAMAPLSPGVFLHASLASNFILNDFLVPPRPGVTVALLLLFSVIGSAGTFYVRFFALKLAIPAAAAAALAGGYYYSFSHNQLIDFIPPFAAIVLSSAGSFAYQVLTEGREKARVRQMFSQYVSPEVLTMMTESPTDLARLGAGTKEDISVLFSDIRGFTTFSDKTSPEQVVAMLNTHFNHMTDAIFRTRGTIDKFIGDAIMAYWGAPVRLPDHAMRAVAAAIDMTKLLTTVNAELAQKGIVMDLHIGIGINSGEAIVGNIGSEKKLNFTVIGDTVNLASRLESLNKNYGAPIIISEFTYRKLDSKMICRTLDRVHVRGKAEPVRIYEAMVYGGDAEKGAAEEQAALTNRAFEAYEKGDYKSALEMYNRVDNATLKELFTSRCKKELGEGNER; encoded by the coding sequence ATGAATAAAAAGAAAGCCACAACCGTTTTAGGCCTCGCGGGGGGGGCATTCCTCATCACTTTTTTACTCTTCCAGTTCGGCTTCTTCAAAAAATTCGAATACCTGGTTTATGACCAGGCGGCGAAATGGGTACGTATCCCCAAAGCCGCATCAGATCAGGTGGCAATCATCATGGTCGACGAAGCATCACTCCAGGCGCTTAACGCAACGGTCGGCCGCTGGCCTTGGCCGCGCGCCCTGTTCGCCGACTTTCTCGAATTCATCATGATGGGGGAACCGCGGGCCGTCCTCTTCGATATCCTTTTCACTGAAACGCATTTTCCCCGCGATGCCAAAGGAAAACTCAACCCCGACGACAACGCGCTGGTGGCCGCCACGGCGCAAAGCGGCCGGATGACCCTTTCGATGCAACTTATCAAGGATACCGAAGACGAAAAGAATAAAGGCCTCATGAACCGCCCCCTCCCGCGGGACTTTCTCGACCGCTACGCGATGAAAGGGATCACCGGCGCGATGCCGGGGGCCGGAGAGAACAACAACTACTACATCCCCATCACCGAACTCTACCGTGTGGCGCACAACGTCGGCGTGGTTGAATTCGCGCCCGATGAAGACGGAGTATACCGCCGCACCCGTCCCCTCCGCGAATACGGGGGGTACTATTTTCCCGTGCTGGGCGACGCCCCCTTCCTTGAGGGAAAGCGGGTCGTCACCACCGGCTCGTCCCTCGTCACGGAAGACCACACCGTTCCGCTCGACGCCGAGGGGAAATACCTCATCAATGTTTACGGCAAATTCAACACCTACTCGATCAGCGGCATCTTCGCCTCGCTGCAAAAAATCCGCGCGGGCGAATTTGAAAACCTCATGGTCGACCCGGCGGAATTCAAGGACAAAATCGTCTATGTGGGGGCAAGCGCGGTGGGGGTGGAAGATTTGAAGCCGACCGCCATGGCCCCCCTCTCTCCCGGCGTCTTCCTGCACGCATCGCTCGCCAGCAATTTCATCCTCAACGATTTCCTCGTTCCGCCGCGCCCCGGCGTCACCGTGGCGTTGCTGCTGCTCTTCTCGGTCATCGGCTCCGCGGGAACGTTCTACGTGCGCTTTTTCGCGCTTAAATTAGCGATCCCCGCCGCCGCGGCGGCGGCGCTGGCGGGAGGTTACTACTACAGTTTCTCGCACAACCAACTGATCGATTTCATTCCCCCCTTCGCCGCCATCGTCCTTTCCAGCGCCGGCTCCTTCGCCTACCAGGTGCTTACCGAAGGGCGCGAAAAGGCGCGGGTGCGCCAGATGTTCTCGCAGTACGTCTCCCCCGAGGTGCTGACGATGATGACCGAATCCCCCACCGACCTCGCCCGCCTGGGCGCCGGCACCAAGGAGGATATCTCGGTGCTCTTTTCCGACATCCGCGGTTTCACCACCTTCTCGGACAAGACCTCCCCCGAACAGGTGGTCGCCATGCTCAACACCCACTTCAACCACATGACGGACGCAATCTTCCGCACGCGGGGAACCATCGACAAATTCATCGGCGACGCCATCATGGCCTACTGGGGCGCGCCCGTGAGGCTGCCGGATCACGCCATGCGGGCGGTCGCCGCCGCCATCGACATGACCAAACTGCTGACGACGGTCAACGCGGAACTGGCGCAGAAAGGAATCGTGATGGATCTGCACATCGGCATCGGCATCAACTCGGGCGAAGCAATCGTGGGAAACATCGGCTCGGAAAAAAAGCTGAATTTCACCGTTATCGGCGATACGGTGAACCTCGCCTCCCGGCTGGAGTCGCTCAACAAAAATTACGGCGCGCCGATCATCATCTCCGAATTTACTTACCGCAAATTGGATAGTAAAATGATTTGCAGGACTTTGGACCGCGTGCATGTGCGCGGCAAAGCCGAACCGGTCCGGATTTACGAAGCGATGGTCTATGGCGGCGATGCGGAAAAGGGCGCCGCCGAAGAACAGGCGGCCCTCACCAACCGGGCTTTCGAGGCATACGAAAAAGGTGATTATAAATCGGCCCTGGAAATGTACAATAGAGTCGATAACGCCACGTTGAAGGAACTTTTTACGTCGCGGTGTAAAAAAGAACTTGGAGAAGGGAATGAACGGTAA
- a CDS encoding SH3 domain-containing protein, whose amino-acid sequence MKRALLITAILALLPGMAAAADALFVQSAKAKIMSEPNFKAETVGTVNRGDRLERMETKDAWFKVKTGGKAGWINRLAVADTPPMDKVTVITADAEDLQEKSRKRSSAITSAAAARGLSDAERKRMSDIGQADHQSLARLEKVSGSITDQELLDFEAGN is encoded by the coding sequence ATGAAACGAGCATTGTTGATAACCGCCATTCTGGCTCTGCTGCCCGGCATGGCCGCCGCCGCGGATGCCCTGTTCGTGCAAAGCGCCAAAGCCAAAATAATGAGCGAGCCCAACTTCAAGGCGGAGACGGTCGGTACCGTTAACCGCGGCGACCGGCTGGAGCGGATGGAAACCAAAGACGCATGGTTCAAAGTGAAAACGGGCGGCAAAGCCGGCTGGATTAACCGCCTGGCGGTGGCCGATACGCCGCCGATGGATAAAGTAACCGTAATCACCGCCGATGCGGAAGACCTGCAGGAAAAATCGCGCAAGCGGAGCAGCGCCATTACCAGCGCCGCGGCCGCCCGCGGCCTTTCGGACGCCGAACGCAAACGGATGAGCGACATCGGGCAGGCCGATCACCAATCCCTGGCCCGCCTGGAAAAAGTGTCCGGCTCGATAACCGACCAGGAACTCCTGGACTTTGAAGCGGGGAACTGA
- a CDS encoding M48 family metalloprotease: MMKKIIFATAAAALFVLPAAAEDTKHLRQHHMMQTVSADDIKAEISFGKEVGARILGKYPLVHNEPLTRYANLLAKSLAQYSNRPEISFTVGVLDTDMINGFAAPGGYIFITRGAIEAMDDEAELAAVIGHEMIHVCQRHIVKELNIHGSDSSPVSGFAHVIGGAGEAANLTFVRALDEAINILFERGYKKQDEIEADTLGITLAANTGYDPAALVRYFKKIKGGLEKETASIRKLHPSFDERIQWINLAIEKDGLGGNGFKTGKERFNGILARKG; this comes from the coding sequence ATGATGAAAAAAATCATTTTTGCCACCGCAGCCGCCGCGCTGTTCGTCCTCCCCGCCGCCGCCGAAGACACCAAACACCTCCGGCAGCACCATATGATGCAGACCGTCAGCGCGGACGACATCAAGGCCGAGATCAGCTTCGGCAAAGAGGTTGGCGCCCGCATCCTGGGCAAATACCCGCTCGTGCATAACGAGCCCCTTACCCGCTATGCCAACCTCCTGGCGAAATCGCTGGCCCAATATTCCAACCGCCCTGAAATATCCTTCACCGTGGGAGTGCTGGACACCGACATGATCAACGGCTTCGCCGCCCCCGGCGGCTACATCTTCATTACCCGCGGCGCCATCGAAGCGATGGACGATGAGGCGGAACTGGCCGCGGTTATCGGACACGAGATGATACATGTCTGCCAGCGCCACATCGTAAAAGAGCTGAACATACACGGTTCGGACAGTTCCCCCGTTTCCGGCTTTGCCCACGTCATCGGGGGCGCGGGGGAAGCGGCGAACCTCACCTTCGTCCGCGCGTTGGACGAAGCGATAAACATCCTCTTCGAGCGCGGCTACAAAAAGCAGGATGAGATCGAGGCCGACACCTTGGGGATAACGCTGGCGGCCAACACCGGCTACGACCCCGCCGCCCTCGTCCGCTACTTCAAGAAAATAAAAGGGGGGCTGGAAAAGGAAACCGCCTCAATACGAAAACTGCACCCGTCCTTTGATGAACGGATACAATGGATCAACTTGGCCATCGAAAAGGACGGTCTGGGGGGAAACGGCTTTAAAACAGGCAAGGAGAGGTTTAATGGCATCCTGGCACGAAAGGGTTAA
- the mltG gene encoding endolytic transglycosylase MltG encodes MKKLLALAGAAFLVLILLLFAALKEINAPAAATHGAVTATITPGMHLSQAAKMLEAAGAVKSAAAFIIVAKLHRLGNNLKAGEYELDPGQKPVELLRQLAEGRVKLHPFTVPEGFTMRQIAELAAAKGLCSAADFLKAAADKKLLDEFAINAASAEGYLMPETYHFRKEAGGSAVVRTMLATFTKKTAPLRRKYQGQTATLHQIVTLASIVEKEAAGPDEYPLIAAVFYNRLRRAMPLQADPTVIYAMPDFDGNIRKKDLSIDSPYNTYRYRGLPPGPIANPGMGAMEAAYAPASAHYLYFVAMGKVKKHHFSATLKEHNEAVRKYQLGGRG; translated from the coding sequence ATGAAAAAACTGCTTGCCCTGGCGGGCGCGGCATTTCTGGTTCTGATCCTGTTGCTGTTCGCCGCCCTGAAGGAGATCAACGCGCCCGCCGCCGCCACGCACGGCGCGGTAACCGCAACGATAACGCCCGGCATGCACCTTTCACAGGCGGCCAAGATGCTGGAGGCGGCCGGCGCGGTGAAATCAGCCGCCGCGTTCATCATCGTGGCGAAACTGCACCGGCTGGGCAACAATCTTAAAGCGGGAGAATATGAACTCGACCCGGGCCAAAAACCGGTCGAACTGCTCCGCCAGCTTGCCGAAGGACGCGTGAAACTGCACCCCTTCACCGTGCCGGAAGGATTCACCATGAGGCAGATCGCCGAACTGGCCGCCGCCAAAGGTCTTTGTTCCGCCGCGGATTTCCTCAAGGCCGCCGCCGACAAAAAGTTGCTTGACGAATTTGCCATCAATGCCGCCAGCGCCGAAGGATACCTGATGCCGGAGACCTACCACTTCCGCAAGGAAGCCGGCGGTTCCGCCGTCGTCCGAACGATGCTTGCCACCTTCACGAAAAAAACGGCGCCCCTGCGCCGGAAATACCAAGGCCAAACCGCCACGCTGCACCAGATCGTCACCCTCGCCTCCATCGTGGAGAAAGAGGCGGCCGGGCCGGATGAATACCCGCTCATCGCCGCCGTGTTTTACAATAGGCTGCGCCGCGCCATGCCGTTGCAGGCCGACCCAACCGTGATATATGCCATGCCGGATTTCGACGGCAACATCCGCAAGAAAGACCTCTCCATCGATTCACCCTACAATACCTACCGCTACCGGGGCCTCCCCCCCGGCCCGATAGCCAACCCCGGCATGGGCGCCATGGAAGCGGCGTACGCTCCCGCTTCGGCGCATTATCTTTACTTCGTGGCGATGGGCAAGGTTAAAAAACACCACTTCTCCGCCACCCTCAAAGAGCACAACGAAGCGGTGCGGAAATACCAATTGGGCGGCCGGGGCTGA
- a CDS encoding zinc ribbon domain-containing protein, with product MITIVEVLLALAVMAAIGYPLFVKPSLAEGEVDEGDERHKLLSAKEAAFVALKDLEFDYKTGKIDEADYAALKSRYEAEAVKVMKRLDNAPKEQPAARAGEKARFCSDCGAKADAGDRFCASCGQPIKK from the coding sequence ATGATTACCATAGTTGAAGTGTTGTTGGCGCTGGCGGTGATGGCCGCTATCGGGTATCCGCTGTTTGTCAAACCGTCGCTTGCCGAAGGGGAAGTGGATGAAGGAGACGAGCGGCACAAGCTGCTTTCCGCCAAGGAAGCGGCGTTTGTGGCGCTGAAGGATCTTGAATTTGATTACAAGACCGGCAAGATCGACGAAGCCGATTACGCCGCCCTGAAGAGCCGCTACGAGGCGGAGGCGGTGAAGGTGATGAAGCGTCTGGATAACGCCCCCAAGGAACAGCCAGCCGCGCGTGCCGGTGAAAAGGCCCGTTTCTGCTCCGATTGCGGCGCGAAGGCCGATGCGGGCGACCGCTTCTGCGCCTCCTGCGGCCAGCCGATCAAAAAGTAA
- a CDS encoding cytochrome c-type biogenesis protein CcmH, with protein sequence MKQLVMLLLILALSASVRAAEQIPVGAADKDALYESLISDMACLCGCGTTLKTCPHENCDKAIPARKEICQMVDSGTPRQEIINQMVKSRGEAILAAPTFKGFNVMAWVTPFVAIVAVGMLVAMILKRWSGNRAAVSPDASPKKTAESGEGDPYLKKMRDELDKYEE encoded by the coding sequence ATGAAACAACTTGTGATGCTCCTTTTGATTCTGGCCCTTTCCGCTTCCGTCCGGGCGGCGGAACAAATCCCCGTGGGCGCGGCGGACAAAGACGCGTTGTATGAGAGCCTCATTTCGGACATGGCCTGCCTGTGCGGCTGCGGCACCACGCTGAAGACCTGCCCGCATGAGAATTGCGACAAAGCCATTCCGGCGCGCAAGGAGATATGCCAGATGGTGGATAGCGGCACGCCCCGGCAGGAGATCATAAACCAAATGGTGAAAAGCCGCGGCGAAGCGATTCTCGCGGCCCCCACTTTTAAGGGATTTAATGTGATGGCGTGGGTAACGCCGTTTGTGGCGATTGTCGCCGTCGGCATGTTGGTGGCGATGATCCTCAAGCGGTGGAGCGGCAACCGCGCCGCGGTTTCCCCGGACGCCTCCCCCAAGAAAACGGCGGAGAGCGGCGAAGGCGACCCCTATTTGAAAAAAATGCGCGATGAATTGGATAAATACGAAGAATGA
- a CDS encoding TIGR03960 family B12-binding radical SAM protein has translation MISHPYEPFLDEAHNPSQYVGNEVRAVVKEKGRVRCRVALCFPELYRIGMSHLGLKILYSVVNNAEGLWAERFFAPEPDMEALLRREGQPLRSLESHDPLNAFDIAGFSISTELCFTEILAMLELGKVPLEAAERSEADPLVIGGGASVFNPEPVAAFFDLFVMGDAEEVLPLLANRYAELKARKTERKEILRSLADIEGVYVPSLFNVTYDGPRVAAITPVAAGLPEPRRAILKDLSQSPFPMDMVIPYGQPVFDRLTVEIDRGCTGGCRYCQAGMTYRPVRERRPEEVLAIIDTALKKTGYDDVSLASLSSGDYSNIEPLVTMLMDRTARENISVSLPSLRSGTLTAPLIRQIARVRKTGFTITAEAGSERLRRVINKKITNEEIIETARKVLAGGWRQLKLYFMIGLPTETDDDVEGIVRLVQDINRLREGNHKFQNINVGVGQFVPKAHTPFQWEPMQAMEENMRKKMMLTDAFRRMRGVQLKGHDVEMSWMEGVFSRGDRRLAAVVRRAYEKGCRLDGWSEYFKLDAWRAAFAECGVDPDEYALRRRGLDETLPWDHLDIGIAKKYLKRELKDALAEVVTTDCRFDKCLGCGLPANDNVIYPPSTVPPVSPAPHIEGETPVFKYRLTFRKEGMARYLAHLEMLNGFSRALRRAALPVAHSGGFHPHIKMAFGTALPVGTVSLCEMVDIDFEHPVEPAVIVQRLNAELERGITIEGAELRTPPYRSIQSATEKTLWTMTDTGPEEPAIEAVKAAFDGIEGLTVISLEREGEKAVLRFESTLEGFWGKLRAALPGFRLTGLRKMVKYGAVMKVPAQKVSSAVS, from the coding sequence ATGATTAGCCACCCCTACGAACCGTTTTTGGATGAAGCGCACAACCCCTCGCAGTATGTGGGGAACGAAGTGCGCGCCGTGGTGAAGGAGAAGGGGCGCGTTCGCTGCCGCGTGGCGTTATGTTTTCCGGAACTGTACCGGATCGGCATGTCGCATCTGGGCCTCAAAATCCTTTATTCCGTCGTGAATAACGCCGAGGGGCTTTGGGCCGAGCGGTTTTTCGCGCCGGAACCGGACATGGAGGCGTTGCTCCGCCGCGAGGGACAGCCGCTCCGCTCCCTTGAATCGCACGACCCGCTTAACGCATTCGATATCGCCGGCTTCAGCATCTCCACCGAGCTTTGCTTCACCGAGATACTGGCGATGCTTGAGCTTGGCAAGGTGCCGCTGGAGGCGGCGGAGCGCTCCGAAGCCGACCCGCTGGTGATCGGCGGCGGGGCGTCGGTTTTCAATCCCGAACCGGTGGCGGCCTTCTTCGACCTTTTTGTGATGGGAGACGCCGAAGAGGTTTTGCCGCTGCTGGCCAACCGCTATGCCGAACTGAAAGCGCGAAAAACGGAGCGGAAAGAAATTCTGCGCTCGCTGGCCGATATCGAGGGGGTTTACGTCCCGTCGCTTTTTAACGTGACATACGACGGCCCCCGCGTTGCCGCCATCACGCCGGTGGCCGCGGGGTTGCCGGAGCCGCGCCGCGCGATTCTCAAGGATCTTTCGCAAAGTCCGTTTCCGATGGATATGGTGATTCCCTACGGCCAGCCGGTGTTCGACCGCCTGACGGTGGAGATCGACCGCGGCTGCACCGGCGGCTGCCGCTATTGCCAAGCGGGGATGACCTACCGCCCGGTGCGCGAACGCCGTCCGGAAGAAGTCCTGGCGATCATCGACACGGCGCTCAAGAAAACCGGCTATGACGACGTATCGCTCGCTTCGCTCTCCAGCGGCGACTACAGCAACATCGAGCCGTTGGTGACGATGCTGATGGATAGAACCGCGCGGGAGAATATCTCCGTTTCGCTGCCGTCGCTCCGCTCCGGCACGCTCACCGCGCCGCTCATCCGGCAGATCGCGCGGGTGCGCAAAACCGGTTTCACCATCACCGCCGAAGCGGGGAGCGAACGGTTGCGCCGCGTCATCAACAAAAAGATCACCAATGAAGAGATTATTGAAACCGCCCGCAAGGTGTTGGCCGGGGGGTGGCGGCAACTGAAGCTTTATTTCATGATCGGGCTTCCCACCGAGACCGATGATGATGTGGAGGGGATTGTCCGGCTGGTACAGGATATCAACCGCCTGCGCGAGGGGAACCATAAATTCCAGAACATCAATGTGGGGGTGGGCCAATTCGTTCCCAAAGCCCACACGCCGTTCCAGTGGGAACCGATGCAGGCGATGGAAGAGAACATGCGCAAGAAGATGATGCTCACCGACGCGTTCCGCAGGATGCGGGGGGTGCAGCTCAAGGGGCACGACGTGGAGATGAGCTGGATGGAAGGGGTCTTTTCCCGCGGCGACCGGCGGCTGGCGGCGGTGGTGCGGCGCGCCTATGAGAAAGGGTGCCGCCTTGACGGCTGGAGCGAATACTTCAAGCTTGACGCGTGGCGCGCGGCATTCGCCGAATGCGGGGTTGATCCGGACGAGTACGCCCTGCGGCGGCGCGGCCTTGACGAAACCTTGCCGTGGGATCACCTCGATATCGGCATTGCGAAAAAATACCTCAAACGGGAGTTGAAAGACGCTCTCGCCGAAGTTGTCACTACCGACTGCCGTTTCGACAAATGCCTGGGCTGCGGTCTGCCGGCCAACGATAACGTGATTTATCCGCCGTCCACCGTGCCGCCGGTTTCCCCCGCGCCGCACATCGAAGGGGAGACCCCGGTGTTTAAGTACCGCCTCACGTTCCGGAAAGAGGGGATGGCCCGCTACCTGGCGCATCTGGAGATGCTCAACGGCTTTTCCCGCGCGCTTCGGCGTGCCGCCCTGCCGGTCGCCCACAGCGGGGGATTTCATCCGCATATCAAGATGGCGTTTGGCACCGCATTGCCGGTCGGCACGGTTTCATTGTGCGAGATGGTCGATATCGACTTCGAGCATCCGGTGGAACCGGCCGTGATAGTCCAGCGGCTCAACGCCGAGCTTGAACGGGGGATTACCATCGAGGGGGCCGAACTGAGAACGCCGCCGTACCGCTCCATACAATCCGCCACCGAAAAAACCCTCTGGACGATGACGGATACCGGACCCGAAGAGCCCGCCATCGAGGCGGTGAAAGCGGCGTTCGACGGCATCGAGGGGCTTACCGTTATTTCCCTTGAACGGGAGGGGGAGAAGGCGGTGCTTCGCTTTGAAAGCACACTGGAAGGGTTTTGGGGAAAACTCCGCGCGGCGCTCCCCGGATTCCGGCTGACCGGGCTGCGCAAGATGGTGAAGTACGGCGCGGTTATGAAGGTTCCCGCGCAAAAAGTCTCCTCCGCCGTTTCTTGA
- the rodA gene encoding rod shape-determining protein RodA: protein MNENSTLGDKWFGLFDWPLFLLALSISLLGVFVIYSANFASDSAAFRGLYLKQLEWNIYGIILMSGVAMMDYRIWERPAYLFYIIFLGLLVAVLAGGRVIGGSQRWLGFGGLNVQPSEMMKVVLIMALTKYFNYARELAEELGFKQLLVPAILTLIPALLIAKQPDLGTASVLIVIFFAMAFINGIRKNALIAIIIGMMVLVPVGWFNLKDYQKNRVLAMIDPTTDPLGTGYHTIQSKIAIGSGGFLGKGFFAGTQSKLNFLPEKHTDFIFAVYAEEVGFLGVFLLLILFVSLVLRMMDLIINSKDRIGSLLAAGITGMIGFHFLYNVSMTIGITPIVGIPLPLFSYGGSALLTNYAALGILISIRMRRFRHD from the coding sequence ATGAACGAAAACTCCACGCTCGGCGATAAATGGTTCGGCCTGTTCGACTGGCCTCTGTTCCTGCTGGCGCTGTCGATTTCCCTGCTCGGCGTGTTCGTGATCTATAGCGCGAACTTCGCCAGCGATTCGGCGGCGTTCCGCGGCTTGTATCTCAAGCAGCTTGAGTGGAATATCTACGGCATTATTCTGATGTCCGGCGTGGCGATGATGGACTACCGTATTTGGGAGCGCCCCGCCTATCTCTTCTATATCATTTTCCTTGGCCTGTTGGTGGCCGTGTTGGCCGGAGGGCGGGTGATCGGCGGTTCGCAGCGGTGGCTCGGGTTCGGCGGCCTTAACGTGCAGCCCTCTGAAATGATGAAGGTGGTTCTCATCATGGCCCTGACCAAATATTTCAATTACGCGCGGGAGCTTGCCGAAGAGCTGGGATTCAAGCAGCTTCTTGTGCCGGCCATCCTCACGCTCATCCCGGCGCTCCTGATAGCCAAGCAGCCGGATCTTGGCACCGCAAGCGTGCTTATCGTCATTTTTTTCGCGATGGCGTTCATCAATGGCATCAGGAAAAATGCGCTCATCGCCATCATCATCGGCATGATGGTGCTTGTTCCGGTCGGCTGGTTCAACCTGAAGGATTACCAGAAGAACCGCGTATTGGCGATGATTGATCCCACCACCGATCCGCTCGGCACCGGCTATCACACCATCCAGTCCAAGATAGCCATCGGCAGCGGCGGTTTTTTGGGCAAGGGGTTTTTCGCCGGCACACAGAGCAAGCTGAACTTCCTGCCTGAAAAACACACCGATTTCATTTTCGCCGTATACGCCGAAGAGGTCGGCTTTTTAGGGGTATTCCTGCTGCTCATCCTGTTCGTATCCCTCGTGCTGCGCATGATGGACCTCATCATCAATTCGAAGGACCGCATTGGCAGCCTGCTGGCGGCCGGCATCACCGGCATGATCGGTTTTCACTTCCTGTATAATGTCAGCATGACCATCGGGATCACCCCGATTGTCGGCATCCCCCTGCCGTTATTTAGTTATGGGGGTTCGGCCCTGCTCACCAACTACGCGGCGCTCGGCATCCTGATCAGCATACGAATGAGGAGATTCCGCCATGATTAG
- the mrdA gene encoding penicillin-binding protein 2, whose product MMDFAYGSDEKYFRMVRSRLFIFAGFILTVFLVLLIRLWYLQVIQGDDLKELAESNRLRQIPLPDYRGTIYDRSGVELVSSRASFNIVIIREDMPDFGAVMDKLATLISFNKEDTMRKIKALQPFQAYVLAHDISRDDAARLEEHRYELPGVSLDVRPVRSYRYERFSSHLLGYLGEISKDQIGQGFYKDYRKGDFIGKFGIERSFEPLLRGQKGVNIIEVDATGRELKMIRRIPPGAGTDLYLSIDYKTQFAAEQAMEGKNGAAVAINPKTGEILAMVSHPDFNPNEFASGVETEYWRSLLNDEYHPLNNRAIQGVYPPGSTFKFVMTAAGLKEGVIDENTAFNCNGSFRLGRRVYRCWKKAGHGNMTLTHALEQSCDVYFYNVGLRLGVDKIHDMAVKFGLSQRTGLGLDHEKGGLIPNTAWKEKYRKEPWIAGETLSVAIGQGYNQVTPIQMARAVAAVANGGWMPNLRLTRLGEHEAATPEALGGQHTGLSQKNVGLIKEGLEMVVNSERGTAFWSCRVPHIRVAGKTGTVQVVKLKEGEHNLDPDKLPEKFRDHAWFVAFAPVEDPQIAVAVIVEHGGHGGTAAAPVARAMFTAYLDAMIKAAEARKTEAPRKPVS is encoded by the coding sequence ATGATGGATTTCGCGTATGGCTCGGATGAAAAATATTTTCGGATGGTCCGGTCACGCCTTTTTATCTTCGCCGGTTTCATCCTTACCGTGTTCCTTGTTCTGCTGATCCGCCTATGGTATCTGCAGGTTATACAAGGGGATGACCTGAAGGAACTGGCCGAAAGCAACCGTTTGCGCCAAATACCGCTGCCGGATTACCGCGGGACAATCTATGACCGGTCCGGGGTGGAACTGGTGAGCAGCCGCGCATCGTTCAACATCGTGATCATCCGCGAAGACATGCCCGATTTCGGCGCGGTCATGGATAAGCTTGCCACGCTCATCTCCTTCAACAAGGAAGATACTATGCGTAAAATCAAAGCGTTGCAACCATTCCAAGCTTACGTTCTGGCCCATGACATCAGCCGCGACGATGCCGCCCGGCTGGAGGAACACCGTTACGAACTGCCGGGGGTCTCGCTTGATGTGAGGCCTGTCCGCAGCTACAGGTATGAACGTTTCAGCTCGCACTTGCTGGGCTATCTGGGGGAAATTTCCAAGGATCAAATCGGCCAGGGTTTTTACAAGGATTACCGCAAAGGGGATTTTATCGGCAAGTTCGGCATCGAGAGAAGTTTCGAGCCGTTGCTGCGCGGCCAAAAGGGGGTCAACATCATCGAAGTGGATGCCACGGGCCGGGAGTTGAAGATGATCAGGCGCATCCCTCCCGGCGCGGGAACCGATCTTTATCTTTCCATCGACTATAAAACGCAATTTGCCGCCGAGCAGGCGATGGAAGGGAAAAACGGCGCTGCGGTGGCTATCAATCCTAAAACCGGCGAGATACTCGCGATGGTGAGCCATCCGGATTTCAACCCCAACGAGTTCGCCAGCGGGGTGGAAACCGAGTATTGGCGCAGCCTGCTGAATGACGAGTATCATCCGCTGAACAACCGTGCCATACAGGGGGTCTATCCTCCCGGATCCACTTTCAAATTTGTGATGACCGCCGCGGGCCTGAAAGAAGGGGTGATCGATGAAAACACGGCCTTCAATTGCAATGGCTCATTCCGGCTTGGGCGGCGCGTTTACCGCTGCTGGAAAAAAGCGGGACACGGCAATATGACCCTGACGCACGCGCTGGAGCAAAGCTGTGACGTCTACTTTTACAACGTCGGGCTGCGTTTGGGGGTGGACAAGATTCACGATATGGCGGTGAAGTTTGGTTTGAGCCAACGCACAGGCCTTGGCCTCGACCATGAAAAGGGGGGGCTTATCCCGAACACCGCATGGAAGGAGAAATACCGGAAAGAGCCGTGGATCGCGGGGGAAACGCTTTCGGTGGCGATCGGACAAGGATACAATCAGGTAACACCGATACAGATGGCCCGCGCGGTTGCGGCCGTGGCGAATGGCGGCTGGATGCCGAACCTGCGGCTGACCCGCTTGGGAGAACATGAAGCGGCCACACCCGAAGCGCTTGGGGGACAGCATACGGGTCTTTCGCAGAAAAATGTCGGCCTTATCAAAGAAGGGCTCGAGATGGTGGTTAACTCCGAACGGGGAACCGCTTTTTGGAGTTGCCGCGTTCCACATATCCGCGTGGCGGGGAAAACCGGCACCGTGCAGGTGGTGAAATTGAAAGAAGGGGAACACAACCTCGATCCCGACAAGCTTCCCGAAAAGTTCCGTGACCACGCGTGGTTCGTGGCCTTCGCCCCGGTGGAGGATCCGCAAATAGCGGTGGCCGTTATCGTGGAGCACGGCGGCCACGGCGGCACGGCGGCCGCCCCGGTGGCCCGCGCCATGTTCACCGCGTACCTTGATGCGATGATAAAGGCGGCGGAGGCCCGGAAGACCGAGGCTCCGCGAAAGCCGGTTTCGTAA